In Hippocampus zosterae strain Florida chromosome 3, ASM2543408v3, whole genome shotgun sequence, a genomic segment contains:
- the LOC127597714 gene encoding uncharacterized protein LOC127597714, which translates to MNFQPFEDIDYKPFDPENNLDPDNNFFNNKQRVTNSDYYLDEQFNTNIKLENALSVIHLNSRSLYKNFTKIKEYLTKFNKFKIIAISETWLDEDKTTEMEIEGYEMFATNRENKKGGGVAIYVDKALKCSKIERLTNTIEYLMECLTIEIHNKKASNIIISCIYRTPGTCIDTFNKKKDMLSYYNDKKTRIICGDFNIDLLNPNRHKKTTDLINTMYSNSFFPVILKPSRITVDTATLIDNIFINKIDHKMESGLLINDISDHLPVFAVFHNYFDRKAKSTTRITEIRLRTQRSIDAFKQDLEKQNWTEVYSNEDPNTAFEVFQSTIISLYDNIYIQKV; encoded by the coding sequence atgaacttccaaccctttgaagatattgactataagccattcgatcccgagaacaatttggacccagacaataacttcttcaacaacaaacaaagggtaacaaactctgactattacctggatgaacaattcaacactaacataaaattggaaaatgcactttcggtaatacacttaaacagtagaagtctctataaaaacttcacaaaaattaaagaatacctgactaaattcaataaatttaaaataattgccatatcagaaacttggcttgatgaagataaaacaactgaaatggaaatagaaggttatgaaatgtttgcaactaatagagaaaacaaaaaaggagggggggttgcaatatatgtagacaaagcacttaaatgcagtaaaatcgagagattgacaaacacaatagaatacctaatggaatgtctaaccattgaaatacacaataaaaaggcatcaaatatcatcataagttgcatctataggacaccaggaacatgtattgacacattcaataaaaaaaaagatatgctcagttactacaacgataagaaaacacgaataatatgtggtgactttaacattgacttattaaacccaaatagacacaaaaaaacaactgacctcataaatactatgtacagcaacagctttttcccagtaatcctgaaacctagcagaataacagttgacacggccacattaatagataacatatttataaataagattgatcataaaatggaaagtggacttctcattaatgacataagtgaccacctgcctgtttttgcagtttttcataattatttcgatagaaaagctaaatcaacaactcgtataacagaaataagactaagaacccaacgttcaatcgatgcctttaagcaagacctagaaaaacaaaactggaccgaggtctactcaaacgaagacccaaatacagcgtttgaagtatttcagtctaccataatctccttatatgataatatatatatacaaaaagtataa